A stretch of Mytilus edulis chromosome 11, xbMytEdul2.2, whole genome shotgun sequence DNA encodes these proteins:
- the LOC139495605 gene encoding uncharacterized protein, with product MACLFRVAKAKVRHNHRYNKSLIAAVRTWVDRGVAFNLIVSVPGLIWSKSYEKTLMPIADKYLLVGEENIMQKVKTQIFFEYTRFNIMNLWFNRKKIDIEMSNGDDPYIDSTDDKNKRVMLMVCVSAETNEEEAKYLLPKKIPSNTENITVVEAKRGEDNLRENALSYLKKYPMMSKLITSSKYQIVLSPATSSLYQNKQLDDSSRQCVYVIYALFMSAVLQKFIRK from the exons CTGCAGTTCGTACGTGGGTAGATAGAGGTGTGGCTTTTAACCTAATAGTCAGCGTACCTGGTTTGATCTGGTCTAAAAGTTATGAG aaaaCGCTTATGCCCATAGCGGACAAATATTTATTGGTAGGAGAGGAAAATATCATGCAAAAAGTAAAAACCCAAATATTCTTCGAATACACACGATTTAATATTATGAATCTGTGGTTTAACAGGAAAAAAATAGATATTGAAATGTCAAATGGAGATGACCCATATATCGATTCAACTGATGACAAGAACAAGAGAGTCATGTTAATGGTATGCGTATCAGCAGAAACAAATGAGGAAGAAGCAAAATATTTGCTGCCAAAAAAAATACCTTCAAATACTGAAAATATTACTGTAGTGGAAGCAAAACGTGGAGAAGATAATTTGCGGGAAAATGCATTGTCCTACTTAAAGAAATATCCAATGATGTCAAAATTGATCACAAGCTCTAAATACCAGATAGTGTTATCACCGGCAACTAGTTCATTATACCAAAACAAGCAACTTGATGATTCCAGCAGGCAATGTGTATACGTTATATATGCCTTATTTATGTCTGCAGTATTACAAAAGTTTATAAGAAAATAG